A stretch of Mytilus edulis chromosome 11, xbMytEdul2.2, whole genome shotgun sequence DNA encodes these proteins:
- the LOC139495804 gene encoding uncharacterized protein isoform X1 codes for MEYFLLSVLLFATGTVGYYHESSFSTRDISKCKTIYMCPTFCYKLVRGCFTCKCDESTTEYMVGAMAKMKDDYKPIKQTGGEYSLKQITNGGTASGTWSSMSNNNMITGMGSLSGFYSFGGRGGMKSPSPMLQNGGMNNAKTMSSFNGISQPQHSSFFQPSQQMLPGQCPLMDYSCPSVCWFTDTSSGCITCACKVGPLKVTEKLKSLPTTNEPTTLPTKNEPTTLPTTNEPTTLPTTNLNGNHANKQHQQTPNKWILPTATQQTSIETTEHHTTLAVNNKATEQNGIISKGQNRRVCLPIEDSCPLHCLNFDRQTFCALCECPQTTTPTTAPTTAVATTSATTAETIQLTTISTTTHLSTTDSSQNKAPTCQPLHKSCPTECRTYDTQTYCPVCRCQKTTPPPVPTTDRCVSLPVDCGTQCVKLGVNGCPVCQCPNVTVDLNTSDVNTTDLTCPPINRNCHKECITYDPNSFCPLCQCNTEEEDKTQN; via the exons AtggaatattttcttttatcGGTTTTACTTTTTGCGACGGGAACTGTTG GTTATTATCACGAGAGTTCATTTTCCACGAGAGATATCtccaaatgtaaaactatttacaTGTGTCCAACCTTTTGCTATAAACTAGTTAGGGGTTGTTTCACATGTAAATGTGATG AATCGACAACAGAGTACATGGTAGGGGCTATGGCTAAGATGAAGGATGATTACAAACCCATAAAGCAGACCGGAGGTGAATACTCACTGAAACAGATAACCAATGGCGGGACAGCATCAGGCACGTGGTCTTCTATGTCAAACAATAATATGATTACTGGAATGGGAAGCTTATCGGGGTTTTATTCTTTTGGTGGCAGAGGTGGCATGAAATCGCCCTCTCCAATGCTTCAAAACGGTGGTATGAACAATGCAAAGACGATGTCAAGTTTTAACGGCATCAGCCAACCTCAGCATTCTT cctTTTTCCAGCCATCGCAGCAAATGTTGCCCGGTCAGTGCCCACTGATGGACTATTCGTGCCCGTCGGTGTGTTGGTTCACAGACACATCGTCTGGATGCATTACATGTGCATGCAAAG TTGGACCACTGAAAGTTACAGAAAAACTAAAAAGTTTACCAACGACAAATGAACCAACAACGTTACCAACGAAAAATGAACCAACAACGTTACCAACGACAAATGAACCAACAACGTTACCAACGACAAATTTAAATGGCAACCATGCCAacaaacaacatcaacaaacaccCAATAAATGGATACTACCTACTGCTACTCAACAGACATCGATAGAGACAACAGAACACCATACAACGTTAGCTGTGAACAATAAAGCTACAGAACAAAATGGAATAATATCAAAAGGTCAAAATCGGAGAG TGTGTCTACCAATCGAAGATAGCTGTCCCCTACATTGTCTGAACTTTGACCGTCAAACATTTTGTGCTTTGTGTGAATGTCCACAGACAACAACACCAACAACAGCCCCAACAACAGCAGTAGCAACAACATCGGCAACAACAGCAGAAACAATACAATTGACAACAATATCGACAACAACTCATCTATCAACAACTGATTCGTCACAAAATAAGGCTCCCA catGTCAACCACTGCACAAGTCCTGTCCCACCGAGTGTAGAACATACGATACACAGACGTACTGTCCAGTCTGTAGATGTCAGAAGACAACACCACCACCTGTACCAACAACTGACA GATGTGTTTCTCTGCCAGTTGATTGTGGAACACAATGTGTGAAGCTAGGAGTAAATGGTTGTCCTGTTTGTCAGTGTCCTAACGTTACGGTAGACTTAAACACTTCCGATGTCAACACAACAG atttaaCTTGTCCACCTATAAACCGTAATTGTCATAAGGAATGCATTACGTATGACCCGAATTCGTTCTGTCCACTTTGCCAATGCAACACTGAAGAG GAGGACAAGACGCAGAACTGA
- the LOC139495804 gene encoding uncharacterized protein isoform X3 — protein MEYFLLSVLLFATGTVGYYHESSFSTRDISKCKTIYMCPTFCYKLVRGCFTCKCDESTTEYMVGAMAKMKDDYKPIKQTGGEYSLKQITNGGTASGTWSSMSNNNMITGMGSLSGFYSFGGRGGMKSPSPMLQNGGMNNAKTMSSFNGISQPQHSSFFQPSQQMLPGQCPLMDYSCPSVCWFTDTSSGCITCACKVGPLKVTEKLKSLPTTNEPTTLPTKNEPTTLPTTNEPTTLPTTNLNGNHANKQHQQTPNKWILPTATQQTSIETTEHHTTLAVNNKATEQNGIISKGQNRRACQPLHKSCPTECRTYDTQTYCPVCRCQKTTPPPVPTTDRCVSLPVDCGTQCVKLGVNGCPVCQCPNVTVDLNTSDVNTTDLTCPPINRNCHKECITYDPNSFCPLCQCNTEEEDKTQN, from the exons AtggaatattttcttttatcGGTTTTACTTTTTGCGACGGGAACTGTTG GTTATTATCACGAGAGTTCATTTTCCACGAGAGATATCtccaaatgtaaaactatttacaTGTGTCCAACCTTTTGCTATAAACTAGTTAGGGGTTGTTTCACATGTAAATGTGATG AATCGACAACAGAGTACATGGTAGGGGCTATGGCTAAGATGAAGGATGATTACAAACCCATAAAGCAGACCGGAGGTGAATACTCACTGAAACAGATAACCAATGGCGGGACAGCATCAGGCACGTGGTCTTCTATGTCAAACAATAATATGATTACTGGAATGGGAAGCTTATCGGGGTTTTATTCTTTTGGTGGCAGAGGTGGCATGAAATCGCCCTCTCCAATGCTTCAAAACGGTGGTATGAACAATGCAAAGACGATGTCAAGTTTTAACGGCATCAGCCAACCTCAGCATTCTT cctTTTTCCAGCCATCGCAGCAAATGTTGCCCGGTCAGTGCCCACTGATGGACTATTCGTGCCCGTCGGTGTGTTGGTTCACAGACACATCGTCTGGATGCATTACATGTGCATGCAAAG TTGGACCACTGAAAGTTACAGAAAAACTAAAAAGTTTACCAACGACAAATGAACCAACAACGTTACCAACGAAAAATGAACCAACAACGTTACCAACGACAAATGAACCAACAACGTTACCAACGACAAATTTAAATGGCAACCATGCCAacaaacaacatcaacaaacaccCAATAAATGGATACTACCTACTGCTACTCAACAGACATCGATAGAGACAACAGAACACCATACAACGTTAGCTGTGAACAATAAAGCTACAGAACAAAATGGAATAATATCAAAAGGTCAAAATCGGAGAG catGTCAACCACTGCACAAGTCCTGTCCCACCGAGTGTAGAACATACGATACACAGACGTACTGTCCAGTCTGTAGATGTCAGAAGACAACACCACCACCTGTACCAACAACTGACA GATGTGTTTCTCTGCCAGTTGATTGTGGAACACAATGTGTGAAGCTAGGAGTAAATGGTTGTCCTGTTTGTCAGTGTCCTAACGTTACGGTAGACTTAAACACTTCCGATGTCAACACAACAG atttaaCTTGTCCACCTATAAACCGTAATTGTCATAAGGAATGCATTACGTATGACCCGAATTCGTTCTGTCCACTTTGCCAATGCAACACTGAAGAG GAGGACAAGACGCAGAACTGA
- the LOC139495804 gene encoding uncharacterized protein isoform X2 has translation MEYFLLSVLLFATGTVGYYHESSFSTRDISKCKTIYMCPTFCYKLVRGCFTCKCDESTTEYMVGAMAKMKDDYKPIKQTGGEYSLKQITNGGTASGTWSSMSNNNMITGMGSLSGFYSFGGRGGMKSPSPMLQNGGMNNAKTMSSFNGISQPQHSSFFQPSQQMLPGQCPLMDYSCPSVCWFTDTSSGCITCACKVGPLKVTEKLKSLPTTNEPTTLPTKNEPTTLPTTNEPTTLPTTNLNGNHANKQHQQTPNKWILPTATQQTSIETTEHHTTLAVNNKATEQNGIISKGQNRRVCLPIEDSCPLHCLNFDRQTFCALCECPQTTTPTTAPTTAVATTSATTAETIQLTTISTTTHLSTTDSSQNKAPTCQPLHKSCPTECRTYDTQTYCPVCRCQKTTPPPVPTTDSRMCFSAS, from the exons AtggaatattttcttttatcGGTTTTACTTTTTGCGACGGGAACTGTTG GTTATTATCACGAGAGTTCATTTTCCACGAGAGATATCtccaaatgtaaaactatttacaTGTGTCCAACCTTTTGCTATAAACTAGTTAGGGGTTGTTTCACATGTAAATGTGATG AATCGACAACAGAGTACATGGTAGGGGCTATGGCTAAGATGAAGGATGATTACAAACCCATAAAGCAGACCGGAGGTGAATACTCACTGAAACAGATAACCAATGGCGGGACAGCATCAGGCACGTGGTCTTCTATGTCAAACAATAATATGATTACTGGAATGGGAAGCTTATCGGGGTTTTATTCTTTTGGTGGCAGAGGTGGCATGAAATCGCCCTCTCCAATGCTTCAAAACGGTGGTATGAACAATGCAAAGACGATGTCAAGTTTTAACGGCATCAGCCAACCTCAGCATTCTT cctTTTTCCAGCCATCGCAGCAAATGTTGCCCGGTCAGTGCCCACTGATGGACTATTCGTGCCCGTCGGTGTGTTGGTTCACAGACACATCGTCTGGATGCATTACATGTGCATGCAAAG TTGGACCACTGAAAGTTACAGAAAAACTAAAAAGTTTACCAACGACAAATGAACCAACAACGTTACCAACGAAAAATGAACCAACAACGTTACCAACGACAAATGAACCAACAACGTTACCAACGACAAATTTAAATGGCAACCATGCCAacaaacaacatcaacaaacaccCAATAAATGGATACTACCTACTGCTACTCAACAGACATCGATAGAGACAACAGAACACCATACAACGTTAGCTGTGAACAATAAAGCTACAGAACAAAATGGAATAATATCAAAAGGTCAAAATCGGAGAG TGTGTCTACCAATCGAAGATAGCTGTCCCCTACATTGTCTGAACTTTGACCGTCAAACATTTTGTGCTTTGTGTGAATGTCCACAGACAACAACACCAACAACAGCCCCAACAACAGCAGTAGCAACAACATCGGCAACAACAGCAGAAACAATACAATTGACAACAATATCGACAACAACTCATCTATCAACAACTGATTCGTCACAAAATAAGGCTCCCA catGTCAACCACTGCACAAGTCCTGTCCCACCGAGTGTAGAACATACGATACACAGACGTACTGTCCAGTCTGTAGATGTCAGAAGACAACACCACCACCTGTACCAACAACTGACAGTAG GATGTGTTTCTCTGCCAGTTGA
- the LOC139495805 gene encoding uncharacterized protein, with product MKNKNPPQSPQSGAIQSSGTQSQSATQQPGTQSPSATQQPGTQSPSATQQPGTQSPGATQQPGTQSPGATQQAVKPNTSGSKTSSPQSSSSGDLCNPAPVNCMTGITIDSQGCPVCNPNGNGQNAPYTGTGQGGTNCPKLDMSICPNNMCVDPTSGCPTCDCNKAKVPSTQAPTTTTKAPTTTTKAPTTTSQIPTTTTKAPTTTSQIPTTTTRAPTTTSQIPTTTTRAPTTTSQIPTTTTQAPTTTTQVPTTTTQALTTTIQASTTTTQVPTTTTQAPTTTVQAPTTTTQAPTTTTQAPTTTTRAPTTTTQAPTTTTRAPTTTTQAPTTTTQAPTTTTEGSTTTTQAPTTTTQAPTTTTQAQTTTTQAPTTTTQAPTTTTKAPTTTTKAPTTTTKAPTTTTKAPTTTTKAPTTTTQAPTTTTKASTTTTQAPTTTTQAPTTTTQAPTTTTQVPTTTTTAPTTTTKAPTTITQAPTTTTTQAPTTTTQITTAKTIVSTPSTVVPTQKKTTIMQKKVTTFKPITKGASLPSSTTTITTQNVTFTTPLSVETTTENATTSSMTATTITATTPTTIVTTTTALGGCPPYPADCPNECSTYDFNFCLVCDYSTCTVTPPPRATGPTCPNMFCILPCGGHYKKDANGCDRCECAS from the exons atgaaaaataagaacCCTCCTCAATCCCCTCAGTCTGGAGCTATACAATCATCTGGAACACAGTCCCAAAGTGCTACACAGCAGCCTGGGACGCAATCCCCAAGTGCTACACAGCAGCCTGGGACGCAATCCCCAAGTGCTACACAGCAGCCTGGAACACAGTCCCCAGGTGCTACACAGCAGCCTGGAACACAGTCCCCAGGTGCTACACAGCAAGCAGTAAAACCCAATACATCAGGTTCCAAAACCAGTTCGCCGCAGTCATCTTCTTCAGGAGAtc TATGTAATCCAGCTCCTGTCAACTGTATGACCGGAATAACAATTGATTCCCAGGGATGTCCTGTGTGCAATCCCAACGGAAATGGTCAAAACGCTC CTTATACAGGAACTGGTCAAGGTGGAACTAACTGTCCCAAGCTTGATATGTCCATATGTCCAAATAATATGTGTGTGGATCCAACCAGTGGCTGTCCAACATGTGACTGTAATAAAG CTAAGGTCCCATCAACACAGGCTCCAACTACTACGACAAAGGCTCCAACTACTACAACAAAAGCTCCAACTACTACCTCACAGATTCCAACTACTACAACAAAAGCTCCAACTACTACCTCACAGATTCCAACTACTACAACAAGAGCTCCAACTACTACCTCACAGATTCCAACTACTACAACAAGAGCTCCAACTACTACCTCACAGATTCCAACTACTACAACACAAGCTCCAACTACTACAACACAAGTTCCAACTACAACAACACAAGCTCTGACTACAACAATACAAGCTTCAACTACTACAACACAAGTTCCGACTACTACAACACAAGCTCCGACTACTACAGTACAAGCTCCAACTACTACAACACAAGCTCCGACTACTACAACACAAGCTCCAACTACTACAACACGAGCTCCAACTACTACAACACAAGCTCCAACTACTACAACACGAGCTCCAACTACTACAACACAAGCTCCGACTACTACAACACAAGCTCCAACTACTACAACAGAAGGTTCAACTACTACAACACAAGCTCCGACTACAACAACTCAAGCTCCAACTACTACAACACAAGCTCAGACTACTACAACACAAGCTCCAACTACTACAACACAAGCTCCAACCACTACAACAAAGGCTCCAACTACTACAACAAAGGCTCCAACTACTACAACAAAGGCTCCAACTACTACAACAAAGGCTCCAACTACTACGACAAAAGCACCAACTACTACAACACAAGCTCCAACTACTACAACAAAAGCTTCAACTACTACAACACAAGCTCCGACTACAACAACACAAGCTCCAACTACTACAACACAAGCTCCAACTACTACAACACAAGTTCCAACTACTACAACAACGGCTCCAACTACTACGACAAAAGCACCAACTACAATCACACAAGCTCCAACTACTACAACTACACAAGCTCCAACTACAACCACACAGATTACAACAGCAAAGACAATAGTATCAACTCCTAGTACTGTAGTACCGACTCAAAAGAAAACTACAATTATGCAAAAGAAAGTCACCACCTTTAAGCCAATAACAAAAGGGGCATCCTTACCTTCGTCTACTACTACAATCACTACACAAAATGTTACATTCACTACACCATTAAGTGTCGAAACAACAACAGAAAATGCAACAACAAGTTCAATGACTGCAACTACTATAACAGCAACAACACCAACTACAATAGTGACAACTACAACAGCTCTAGGTG gctGTCCACCATACCCAGCTGATTGTCCTAACGAGTGTAGTACATATGATTTTAATTTCTGTTTGGTTTGTGATTATTCTACTTGTACTG TTACACCACCTCCTAGAGCTACCGGACCGACATGTCCTAATATGTTTTGTATATTACCCTGTGGTGGACATTATAAGAAAGATGCAAATGGATGCGATCGATGTGAATGCGCTagttaa